In Syntrophomonas wolfei subsp. wolfei str. Goettingen G311, a single window of DNA contains:
- a CDS encoding type II toxin-antitoxin system YafQ family toxin: MLKIRYSSRFKKDFKAIVKRGYDVKLLEEVLNLLVQEKVLPQKYLDHPLTGNYAGHRECHITPDWLLIYKIEGDILILSLTRTGTHSDLY; the protein is encoded by the coding sequence ATGCTTAAAATCAGGTACTCCAGCCGATTTAAAAAAGACTTTAAAGCTATTGTCAAGCGAGGTTATGATGTTAAGCTTCTCGAAGAAGTTCTTAATCTTCTGGTTCAAGAGAAGGTCCTTCCCCAGAAGTATCTTGATCATCCACTTACCGGTAACTATGCCGGGCATAGGGAATGCCACATCACACCTGACTGGTTACTAATTTATAAAATTGAAGGGGATATCTTGATATTGTCTTTGACACGCACCGGAACCCACAGCGACCTGTATTAA
- a CDS encoding type II toxin-antitoxin system RelB/DinJ family antitoxin produces MAKTTNLNIRVDEELKREAEAVFNELGLNMSTAMNIFLRYSVRYGGIPFDLRIEKPNEESMAAIDDVNNNRNMSKTFDSVSALMEDLNA; encoded by the coding sequence ATGGCCAAAACAACCAATTTAAATATTCGTGTCGATGAGGAATTAAAGCGGGAAGCTGAAGCCGTATTTAACGAACTGGGGCTTAATATGTCCACAGCCATGAATATATTCCTGCGTTACTCCGTTCGCTACGGTGGCATCCCTTTTGATCTCCGCATCGAAAAGCCCAACGAAGAAAGCATGGCTGCCATTGATGATGTTAATAATAACCGCAATATGAGCAAAACTTTTGATAGTGTAAGTGCATTAATGGAGGATCTGAATGCTTAA